A region of Paralichthys olivaceus isolate ysfri-2021 chromosome 24, ASM2471397v2, whole genome shotgun sequence DNA encodes the following proteins:
- the LOC109639034 gene encoding probable G-protein coupled receptor 34 produces the protein MTSFAPVSSFPFTLSASASSNTSLSTFSSSLPLSMSSLPPSFSPFSTISVVPPKPTTCQLDETALRLPLVIFYSLFFVFGIVGNLFALWVFLFLHSSRNSVRVFLINCAVADLVLLACLPFRVFYHVNGNKWVLGKVACKLVGTLFYMNMYISIMLLGLIGLDRYLRLKGKGRARRGMWGRSRSSSWVACGVLWGLSLMGLVSMIVTADDKEDTYQCFQYKQRHTSRGKAYFNAVLVVLFWLVFIMLVVSYAKIASQLLRVSRDKPDLPNAQKYERTAKKSFFVLFLFTVCFGPYHAFRPIYILSQLSGEVSCDYLQLMDHTNEVMLLFSAFNSCLDPVMYFLLSGSVRKITLQALGHRFGNRLFLHDATSNSSTTEFRRPSVPMGLPKPELNIPSTSPRASICVNNSTFYHTGETMLPPTGQN, from the coding sequence ATGACCTCATTTGCCCCCGTTTCTTCTTTCCCCTTCACTCTTTCAGCTTCTGCATCATCCAACACCTCTCTGTCTAccttctcttcatccctccctctttcaATGTCATCTCTTcccccttccttctctcctttctccacCATTTCTGTGGTCCCCCCAAAACCGACTACTTGTCAACTTGATGAAACTGCCCTCCGTTTGCCGCTGGTAATCTTCTACTCgctcttctttgtctttggTATCGTGGGTAACCTCTTTGCACTGTGGGTTTTCCTTTTCTTGCACTCGAGCCGCAATTCTGTGAGAGTATTCCTCATCAACTGTGCGGTGGCTGATCTGGTCCTGTTGGCGTGTCTGCCCTTCAGGGTCTTTTACCATGTCAACGGAAACAAGTGGGTTCTGGGAAAAGTGGCGTGCAAGCTGGTGGGGACTCTATTTTATATGAACATGTACATCAGTATCATGTTACTGGGCCTCATCGGCTTGGACAGATACTTGAGGCTGAAGGGGAAAGGTAGAGCGCGGAGAGGCATGTGGGGACGTAGCCGGTCATCGAGCTGGGTGGCATGTGGGGTTCTGTGGGGTCTGTCACTGATGGGACTGGTGTCCATGATTGTCACAGCAGATGACAAAGAGGACACCTACCAGTGCTTCCAGTACAAGCAGCGACACACATCCAGAGGGAAGGCCTACTTCAACGCAGTGCTGGTGGTGCTGTTCTGGCTCGTCTTCATCATGCTCGTGGTCTCCTATGCAAAGATCGCCTCTCAGTTGCTGAGGGTGTCTCGGGACAAACCGGACCTTCCCAACGCGCAGAAATATGAACGCACTGCCAAGAAATCTTTCTTCGTTCTCTTTCTGTTCACCGTGTGTTTCGGACCCTACCACGCCTTTCGGCCCATCTACATCCTCTCGCAGCTAAGCGGAGAGGTCTCGTGCGACTACTTGCAGCTGATGGACCACACCAATGAGGTGATGCTGTTATTCTCTGCCTTCAATAGTTGTTTGGATCCGGTCATGTACTTTCTGTTATCTGGCTCGGTGCGCAAAATCACACTGCAGGCGCTTGGGCATCGATTTGGAAACAGGCTCTTCCTCCATGATGCAACGTCCAACAGCTCGACAACGGAGTTCAGACGGCCGAGTGTGCCTATGGGGTTACCAAAACCTGAACTAAACATCCCTTCCACCTCACCGAGAGCCAGCATCTGTGTCAACAACTCCACCTTCTACCACACAGGAGAGACTATGCTTCCACCTACTGGCCAAAACTGA
- the cenpl gene encoding centromere protein L gives MERPQNSAVRTPLNSVIVQRRSKSKSYRQSYRSCLGAASRLGLTPALTARRLNTSRKAPKSHNISEKVNPEHLALLLKTEWRLSYVTPLYKFRHTQLKSYSRQLSAFIAAEKQQGLAVEVEGLQSGFRVSLSVVQGLTETVDDAETVLIQIHANPLFARQDEPQRSVWSGWLTCINGNTDYLHSLPKDFTCLPLFGCSGSEVLTALVKSWFQQTFDCCFGPLEINHTSLQWMVALWINCHTESSIKHLKMIWTVPVVPPIQITYTVDPQDAWELWCSLRTGQQKENEGDEEGSSIDIKEVMRLMQGLMGHFFRHFRLDLSAGCLRQVTTALGSAKCNGRIKISNSRYMITTLTLLTECALLKMPI, from the exons ATGGAGCGACCTCAAAACAG TGCGGTGAGGACTCCCCTCAACAGTGTCATTGTCCAGAGGAGGAGCAAAAGCAAGAGCTACCGGCAATCGTACCGCAGCTGCTTAGGTGCTGCCTCCCGGCTCGGCCTGACTCCAGCGTTGACAGCACGGAGGCTTAACACCAGCAGAAAAGCTCCAAAGTCACATAATATCAGC GAGAAGGTGAATCCAGAGCATCTGGCCTTGCTGTTGAAAACAGAGTGGAGGCTGTCATACGTCACTCCTCTGTATAAGTTCAGACACACTCAGCTGAAGAGCTACTCCAGGCAACTGTCAGCGTTTATTGCTGCGGAGAAGCAGCAGGGCTTGGCAGTGGAAGTTGAGGGATTGCAGAGCGGTTTCAgggtgtctctctctgtggtgcAGGGGTTGACCGAGACGGTCGATGACGCGGAGACCGTCCTCATACAG ATCCATGCAAACCCTTTGTTTGCCAGACAGGATGAACCCCAGAGGTCGGTGTGGAGCGGCTGGCTGACCTGCATCAATGGCAACACGGATTACCTGCACTCCCTTCCTAAAGACTTCACCTGTCTGCCGCTGTTCGGCTGCAGTGGCTCCGAGGTTCTCACCGCTTTGGTCAAATCCTGGTTCCAGCAAACATTTGACTGCTGCTTCGGGCCCCTGGAAATAAACCACACCAGTTTGCAGTGGATGGTGGCTTTATGGATTAACTGCCACACGGAATCCAGCATTAAGCACCTCAAAATGATCTGGACTGTCCCTGTTGTGCCACCAATACAGATCACCTACACAGTTGACCCCCAAGATGCCTGGGAGCTGTGGTGCAGTTTGAGGACGGGTCAGCAGAAGGAGAACGAAGGAGATGAGGAGGGGAGTAGTATTGATATTAAGGAGGTGATGAGGCTCATGCAGGGGCTGATGGGACATTTCTTCAGACACTTCAGGCTGGATCTGTCAGCGGGATGTTTGAGGCAAGTCACAACGGCACTGGGTTCGGCCAAGTGTAATGGCAGGATCAAG ATTTCCAACAGCAGATACATGATCACCACCCTGACTCTACTGACAGAGTGTGCCCTCCTCAAAATGCCCATCTGA
- the LOC109639048 gene encoding FUN14 domain-containing protein 1 isoform X4, giving the protein MATVDNREGQDDPESEDEVYEVVDLTEYARRHQWWSRVFGNNSGPIAEKYSVATQIAMGGVTGWCAGYLFQRVGKIAATAVGGGFLLLQIANHSGYVQVDWKKVEKDVNKAKKHLKKRANKAVPEINTFIEEATDFIKRNIVMSSGFVGGFFLGLAS; this is encoded by the exons ATGGCGACGGTGGACAACAGAGAAG GTCAGGATGACCCAGAGAGTGAAGATGAGGTGTATGAAGTCGTGGACTTGACCGAATATGCCCGGAGGCACCAGTGGTGGAGCAGGGTGTTCGGGAACAACTCGGGCCCCATTGCTGAGAAGTATTCTGTTGCCACTCAGATTGCGATGGGAGGGGTGACTGGATG GTGTGCTGGGTACCTCTTCCAGAGAGTTGGGAAGATAGCTGCAACTGCTGTTGGTGGAGGGTTCCTTCTATTACAG aTTGCTAATCATAGTGGCTACGTGCAGGTGGACTGGAAGAAGGTGGAGAAGGATGTGAATAAAGCGAAAAAACACTTGAAgaagagagcaaacaaagccgtccctgaaataaacacattcattgaGGAG GCCACAGACTTTATAAAGAGGAACATCGTCATGTCCAGCGGCTTCGTCGGCGGCTTCTTTCTGGGTTTGGCGTCCTAA
- the LOC109639048 gene encoding FUN14 domain-containing protein 1 isoform X1, with the protein MATVDNREAGQDDPESEDEVYEVVDLTEYARRHQWWSRVFGNNSGPIAEKYSVATQIAMGGVTGWCAGYLFQRVGKIAATAVGGGFLLLQIANHSGYVQVDWKKVEKDVNKAKKHLKKRANKAVPEINTFIEEVKATDFIKRNIVMSSGFVGGFFLGLAS; encoded by the exons ATGGCGACGGTGGACAACAGAGAAG CAGGTCAGGATGACCCAGAGAGTGAAGATGAGGTGTATGAAGTCGTGGACTTGACCGAATATGCCCGGAGGCACCAGTGGTGGAGCAGGGTGTTCGGGAACAACTCGGGCCCCATTGCTGAGAAGTATTCTGTTGCCACTCAGATTGCGATGGGAGGGGTGACTGGATG GTGTGCTGGGTACCTCTTCCAGAGAGTTGGGAAGATAGCTGCAACTGCTGTTGGTGGAGGGTTCCTTCTATTACAG aTTGCTAATCATAGTGGCTACGTGCAGGTGGACTGGAAGAAGGTGGAGAAGGATGTGAATAAAGCGAAAAAACACTTGAAgaagagagcaaacaaagccgtccctgaaataaacacattcattgaGGAGGTAAAG GCCACAGACTTTATAAAGAGGAACATCGTCATGTCCAGCGGCTTCGTCGGCGGCTTCTTTCTGGGTTTGGCGTCCTAA
- the LOC109639048 gene encoding FUN14 domain-containing protein 1 isoform X2 gives MATVDNREGQDDPESEDEVYEVVDLTEYARRHQWWSRVFGNNSGPIAEKYSVATQIAMGGVTGWCAGYLFQRVGKIAATAVGGGFLLLQIANHSGYVQVDWKKVEKDVNKAKKHLKKRANKAVPEINTFIEEVKATDFIKRNIVMSSGFVGGFFLGLAS, from the exons ATGGCGACGGTGGACAACAGAGAAG GTCAGGATGACCCAGAGAGTGAAGATGAGGTGTATGAAGTCGTGGACTTGACCGAATATGCCCGGAGGCACCAGTGGTGGAGCAGGGTGTTCGGGAACAACTCGGGCCCCATTGCTGAGAAGTATTCTGTTGCCACTCAGATTGCGATGGGAGGGGTGACTGGATG GTGTGCTGGGTACCTCTTCCAGAGAGTTGGGAAGATAGCTGCAACTGCTGTTGGTGGAGGGTTCCTTCTATTACAG aTTGCTAATCATAGTGGCTACGTGCAGGTGGACTGGAAGAAGGTGGAGAAGGATGTGAATAAAGCGAAAAAACACTTGAAgaagagagcaaacaaagccgtccctgaaataaacacattcattgaGGAGGTAAAG GCCACAGACTTTATAAAGAGGAACATCGTCATGTCCAGCGGCTTCGTCGGCGGCTTCTTTCTGGGTTTGGCGTCCTAA
- the LOC109639048 gene encoding FUN14 domain-containing protein 1 isoform X3 — translation MATVDNREAGQDDPESEDEVYEVVDLTEYARRHQWWSRVFGNNSGPIAEKYSVATQIAMGGVTGWCAGYLFQRVGKIAATAVGGGFLLLQIANHSGYVQVDWKKVEKDVNKAKKHLKKRANKAVPEINTFIEEATDFIKRNIVMSSGFVGGFFLGLAS, via the exons ATGGCGACGGTGGACAACAGAGAAG CAGGTCAGGATGACCCAGAGAGTGAAGATGAGGTGTATGAAGTCGTGGACTTGACCGAATATGCCCGGAGGCACCAGTGGTGGAGCAGGGTGTTCGGGAACAACTCGGGCCCCATTGCTGAGAAGTATTCTGTTGCCACTCAGATTGCGATGGGAGGGGTGACTGGATG GTGTGCTGGGTACCTCTTCCAGAGAGTTGGGAAGATAGCTGCAACTGCTGTTGGTGGAGGGTTCCTTCTATTACAG aTTGCTAATCATAGTGGCTACGTGCAGGTGGACTGGAAGAAGGTGGAGAAGGATGTGAATAAAGCGAAAAAACACTTGAAgaagagagcaaacaaagccgtccctgaaataaacacattcattgaGGAG GCCACAGACTTTATAAAGAGGAACATCGTCATGTCCAGCGGCTTCGTCGGCGGCTTCTTTCTGGGTTTGGCGTCCTAA